GGACTTATAAAACATGACGATAAAGTTGCGGTACTTTCAGATATACAAGGTATGGAAGACCACTTAGGAGACATGGACTTTAAAGTTGCAGGTACTGAGCACGGTATAACTGCTATACAAATGGATATAAAAATAGCTGGTATAGATGAAGAAGTTTTAAGAACTGCTTTAAAGCAAGCTAAAGTAGGTAGAATTCATATATTAAATGAAATGAGAAAAACTATAGCTGCTCCTAAACCAGAGCTTTCTAAATATGCACCTAAGATAGTAACAATGAATATAAATCCAGATAAGATAAGAGACGTTATAGGACCTGGTGGAAAAATAATAACTAAGATTATAGATGAAACTGGAGTTAAAATAGATATAGAACAAACTGGAGAAGTATTTATAAGTGGAATAGACGCTGAAATGATAGCTAAGGCTCAAGAACTTATAAATAATATAGTTGCAGAAGCTGAAGTAGGTGAAACTTACACAGGTAAAGTAACTAGAATAATGAATTTTGGAGCATTCGTTGAAGTACTTCCAGGAAAAGAAGGACTACTTCACATATCTCATATAGCTCATGAAAGAGTAAATAAGGTTGAGGATGTTTTAAATATAGGTGATGAAGTAACAGTTAAGGTAACTGAAATCGATGAAAAAGGTAGAGTTAACTTATCTAGAAAAGCACTTTTACCAAAACCAGAGAAAAAAGAAGTTAAAGAAGTAAAAGAAAATAAAGAAAAATAAATTATAGTCTGTTTAGATTATATATAAATAAAAAAAGGAGACATATCTAAGTATTAGATATGTCTCCTTTTTTTATTTATACCTCACAAAAGAAGCGAAGATTAAAAGCTATATATTGACGAAACACTTACAAGCAAAGCTTGTCGTGTGAAGGAAATATATAGCTTTTAATCGAGCGCCCCACACAATAAGCATTTTTTGCAATGATAAAAGCAATTTAAGTTATAGGGAAGTTTAAATATATAATATATAATAAAAATGCATAAAAGGTAAACTGTCCTAATACAATTTAATGAATAAATAAATTGTACATATTGGGAGGGACTTTTATGATAATGATGGTTCTTAATAAAAAAAAGCTAAAAAAAATTTTCATAATAGTATTAGTTATAATATTAGCAATTATAGGTGTTGCATTTATGACAAAAGATAAAGCTAAGCCTACGTTTAACATGTTTTATAGAGCTGGTGAGCCATATTACAGTGGAACAAAAGAAAAAAGTGGATACGTTGCAATAAGTTGCAACGTAGACCTTGGTTGGGAAACTGAATACTTAGAAAAAATTTTAAAGGTATTAGATGAAAAAAAGGCTAAAATAACTTTTGCTGTAACAGGTAGATGGGCAGAAGAAAATCCTGAACTTTTATTAGAAATTCAAAAAAAGGGACATGAAATTGCAAATCACGGATACAAACATCTAGATTATGGAACTTTAGACTATGATAAAAACTACGAACAAATAAAGACATCAAAAGAAATAATTGAAAATATAACAAAAACAGAAACTAAGTTTTTTCAAGCTCCAGGAGGATCATTTAATAAAGACACAGTAAAAGCGTGTAACGACTTGGGTTATATACCTTATAAATGGGATATAGACACAATAGATTGGAAAAATAGACAAGAACCTGAAGTTATTATACAAAGGGTTAAATCTAAAGATATGAAAGATTCTAGCATAATACTTATGCATCCTACATATGCAAGTGCAGAGGGAATTGATGATATAATAAAAATCATAGAAGAAAAGGAATTAAAGCCAGGTAAACTTAGTGATGTATTTAATTTATAAAATTATTTTGATATTGAATAATTGACTTTACTAACTTATAATTTAAAAGACATTGATTAAGATAAAAAGCTTATATGATTATCATAAATATTTTAATGCACAAAAATTGGAGGATGAGTATGTATAAAACACACACATTGAGTAATGGACTAACAATAATAGGGGAAGAAATACCTTATCTAAAATCTATAACATTAGGTGTTTGGGTAAATGCAGGGTCTAGAATAGAAAATGAAGAGCTAGGTGGGATATCGCATTTTATAGAACATATGCTTTTTAAAGGTAGTAAAAATAGAACTTCTAAAGAAATCGCAAGCACTATAGATAACTTAGGAGGTCAAATAAATGCTTTTACGAGTAAGGAATGTACTTGTTATTATGTAAAGTTATTAGATGAACATATAGACATTGGAATTGATATATTAAGTGATATGTTTTTAAATCCTTTGTTTGATGAAAAGGATATAGATAAGGAAAGACAAGTTATAATAGAAGAATTAAAAATGTATGAAGATTCTCCTGAGGACTTAGTGTACGATCTTCTTATGGAAGGAATATACAAAACTGATGCCTTAGGTATGAATATAATAGGGACGGAAGAATCGTTATATAATATGAATAGAAATACTATAAAAAATTATTTCAATAAGTATTATGTAGCAAGTAACTCTGTAATATCTATAAGTGGAAACTTTAAATTTGAAGAAATGGTAAATTTAATAGAATCCAAGTTTAAAGATTTACCAATGGGAAATGTAGATATCGAAATAACTGAACCTGAGTTTCATCCGTGCTTTATAGCTAGAAACAAAGATACAGAACAAGTTAATTTAGCGATAAGTTTAAAAGCTATTCCTCTAGAGTATAGAGAAGATGCCTATGCATTATCTATAATAAATAATATTTTCGGAGGAAGTATAAGCTCAAGATTATTTCAAAATATAAGGGAAAATAAAGGACTAGTATACTCAATATACTCTGCACCTAGCCTTTATAGGAAAAGCGGAGAACTTGGAATTTATGCTAGTATGAGTAACGAAAATCTAAAAAAAGTATATAATTTAGTATTAGAAGAAATTGACAACCTAAGACAGAATCATCTTACAGATAAAGAGATAAAAGAAAGTAAGGAACAGTTAAAAGGAAGTTATATTCTTGGATTAGAGAGTACTAGCAGCAGAATGATGTCAATTGGTAAAGCAATGGTATTAACAAAAAAGGTGAAAAATCCTAATGATATCATAGAAAGTATAAATAATATTGACAAGGCTAGAATAGACTTAATTATAGACAAGGTATTTAATAGAGAAAATATTGGAGTCTGTATTGTAGGAAGAGATGTAGAGGGTATAACTTTAGACTAACTAGACTAGACATATAATCAAGGTTATCTATATTGGATACATATTAGTTTATATGGGGGGATACTTATGAATTTATCTGAAGTAGCAGGTAAAGAGATTGTAAACTTAGTTACAGGAGAAAGATTAGGAGTTGTTGGAGAGTGCGACCTTATAATTGAAGACACTACAGGAAAAATACTAGCTTTATTAATCCCTAGGGAAAGAGGATTTTTAGGATTTAGAAAAGATAAATCGGTACTAGAAGTACCATGGAGAAATGTAAAAAAAATTGGTAATGACATGATTATAATAGAATACGAAGGAGTTTACTAGGAGGATAATATGACGATAGTAGTTCAAAAATTTGGTGGGACATCTGTGGAATCTTATGAAAAAATGCAACAAGTTTGCAATATAATAAAAAACTATAAAGAAAAAGGATTAGACTTAGTTGTAGTAGTTTCTGCTATGGGAAGAAAAGGAGCTCCATATGCAACTGATACATTGATAAATCTGTGTAAAAATGTAAATGAAAATTCTTCTAAAAGAGAATTGGATTTAATAATGTCTTGTGGAGAGATAATATCAGGAACTATACTTACTAATATGCTAAAAGGAAATGGGATAGATGCAGTATTTTTAACTGGTAGTCAAGCTGGTATATATACAGATGGGAAATTTTCAGATTCAAGAATATTAGATATAAAACCAGAAAGAATATATAAAGAATTAGATGAAGGTAAAGTTGTTATTGTAGCCGGGTTCCAAGGAACTACAGAAAGTGGAGAAGTAACAACTCTTGGTAGAGGTGGAAGCGATACATCTGCTGTTGCTATAGGTAAAGCTTTAGAATGTGAAACTGTTGAAATTTATACAGACGTTGATGGAATAATGACAGCAGATCCTAGAGTAGAACCGGAAGCTAAAGTTTTAGATTATATAAATTATGAAGAAGTTTTTCAAATGGCAGATAAAGGTGCAAAGGTAATTCATCCAAGAGCTGTTGAAATTGCAAAAAGCGGATCTATAGCTTTAAATATAAAAAATACTTTAAACCCATCTCATCCAGGTACTAGAATAAGCGGGATGAGCCCTAAATTTGAAGTAAACAAAGAAGCAAAATCTTTACACACTATGACTGCAGTAGCACATAAAAATGGAATTACTCAAATAAAAGTTAAATCTAAAGAAGATATATTTACAGATATAATGAATGAAATTGAATCAAATGAAATTAGTTTAGATATGATAAACTTTTTCGTTGAAGAAAAAGCTTTTGTAATAGACCATGAAAAGTTAAATATATTAAAAGATATACTTAATAATCATGACCTTGAGTATACTGTTAAAGAAAACTGTGCAAAAGTAACTCTTATAGGTACAAAAATGACAGGTATTCCTGGAGTTATGGCAAAGATTGTAAGAGCTTTATCTAAAGCTAAAATAAACTTATTACAAACATCGGATTCAAACATGACTATATCTTGTTTAGTTGAAGAAAAAGATATGAAATCAGCTGTTCATGCTATACATGATGAATTTAAATTAAATTAATAATATCCTCCTTTTTTGGTTAACTTATATGTAAAGTTAAACAAATAGGAGGATTTTTTTATGTCTAATAAAAAAATAAAAAATAAACAGCCAAATACTAAATTAGAATTTGCAGAAGAACTAAATTTACCAGCTAACTCTAGACCTAGAAAAAGTGGATCAGTAGCTCAAAATACATCAAGACCTATAAGTAAACATCCAAAAGAAAAGTAGATAAAAATAAGTCTTAGAAGGAGGCTACATATGAATCTTTTCAATGATGAAAAAAATAGAAAAATACAGCTAAAGTCAGAAGAAGATGATGAGAGAGAAGAAGAAAGTGAAGATATACAAAATATAAAACAAATGGGTGTTCCTAATATGCCCAACCAAAATATAAAGGACATACAATGTATAACTATAATTGGTGAAATTGAAGGTCACTTTGCAGGAAACCCACAAAAAAAATCTACAAAATATGAACATATAATACCTATGTTGTTTGAAATAGAAGAAAATCAAAATATAAAAGGGGTATTAGTAATTTTAAACACTGTTGGAGGAGATGTTGAAGCTGGACTTGCTATGGCAGAACTTATGAATAGTGTATCTAAAAAAGTAGTAACATTAGTATTAGGAGGTAGTCATAGTATAGGAGTTCCGCTTGCAACTGCAGGTGATTATTCATTTATAGCTCCAACTGCAACTATGATTGTTCACCCTATAAGAACAAATGGACTTGTTATTGGAGTTAATGAGACATTTGAATACTTTAAAAAAATGCAAGAGCGTATAACTAGATTTATAATTAGAACTTCAGATATAGAAAAAGAAGAATTAGAAAAGCTTATGCATTCAAAAGAGGAATTAGTAAGTGATGTGGGTAGTGTTTTAATAGGTAAAGAGGCAGTTGATTGTGGTCTTATTGATGAAGTTGGCGGATTAAAAGAGGCAATGGCTAAATTAAGAGAATTAATTAATGAAGACGATAATGATAGTAACAACAATGTAATTAAATAAAATTTGTTTAAATAACATAAAATATGATATAATTAAAAGATATAAAAGTGTTAGTGTTTAAATACATTAGCACTTTTTGCTATGATTTTGGAATTTATTAATTCTTGTATAAATTTATTTTTAAGAGGTGAGATTGATGGCTAAGAAAAAATCTAAAAAGAAAAAGAAGATAGAATCAAGTTTTTCAGCTGAGTACAATAACCTTATAACTATATTTATTGGTATATTTTTATTATATAGTTTAAACTCTAGTTCAATGGGGTTATTAGGTACGGTTATTCAAAATATATTTAAAGGATTATTTGGAGGATTAGCAGTAGCAATTCCGTTTATAATCATTATTAGTGGTATCTTAGGGTTTTTCGAGAAGAATGAATATATATACAGAATTAAAAATGCTAAAATATACTATTTAGGTGTGTTTTTTATATTCATATTCTACGGACTTTTAAATGCTAAAAATTTACCTATAGATAGTCCGACCAATTCGTATGTAATTAAAGAAGTAAGTAAAGCTGCGGTTCAAGGTGAAGGATGTGGACTTATAGCTACATTTATCACATATTACGTTACAAAGATTTTAGGTGTAACAGGAGCATGGCTAATAAGTATATTTGCATTATTAATAACAGGTCTATTTACTTTTAATATATCTTTAAAAGACTTAATTTATACTATAAAAGCAAAAGCTAAAAACAGTAAAGATAGTAATCTTACTTTTAAAGAAAAAGCTAAAGGTTTAAAAAATGCTATGGTTAACATGGTAACTGAAGAAGTTGACGAAAATACTATGGTAACAAAGAATGACTTAAAAAATAAGTCAAATAAATCTAAGGATAAAGAAAAAAATATTGAAGAATACGACAATGATAAAACAATAAAAATTGTTGGATTTAATAAAGCTGAAGATGATTACTTAGAAATATTAGAGGGCACTCAAAGTATGCCTGAATTAGAAGTTTTAAAAGAATTACAAAAGGCTAAACCTACGCAAAAAACAGAGGTTACAAGTGTAAAAGAAAGCAATATAGAAAGTACACAGCCTATTGGGATTCAAACAAATTCTAAATATGAAAATTATACAAAACCTAGTATTGAGCTATTAAATAAAATAGATTCAAAGACTGATGACAAAAGCAAGAAAAAAGTTTTAAAAAATGCCTCATTATTAGAAAAGACTCTATCTGACTTTGGAGTTGAAGCGAAAGTAAATCAAGTTACTGTTGGACCTACTATAACTAGATATGAAATTCAGCCAAGTCCAGGTGTTAAAGTTAGTAAAATTGTTAACTTAACAGATGATATAGCCCTTAGCTTAGCGGCAAAAAGTATAAGAATAGAAGCTCCTATACCAGGTAAAAGTGCTATTGGTATAGAGGTTCCAAATGAAGAAGCTCAAATGGTAACTTTAAGAGAAGTTCTTGAAAGTGAAGAATTTAATAATTTT
The nucleotide sequence above comes from Paraclostridium bifermentans. Encoded proteins:
- a CDS encoding ClpP family protease, with the protein product MNLFNDEKNRKIQLKSEEDDEREEESEDIQNIKQMGVPNMPNQNIKDIQCITIIGEIEGHFAGNPQKKSTKYEHIIPMLFEIEENQNIKGVLVILNTVGGDVEAGLAMAELMNSVSKKVVTLVLGGSHSIGVPLATAGDYSFIAPTATMIVHPIRTNGLVIGVNETFEYFKKMQERITRFIIRTSDIEKEELEKLMHSKEELVSDVGSVLIGKEAVDCGLIDEVGGLKEAMAKLRELINEDDNDSNNNVIK
- a CDS encoding M16 family metallopeptidase codes for the protein MYKTHTLSNGLTIIGEEIPYLKSITLGVWVNAGSRIENEELGGISHFIEHMLFKGSKNRTSKEIASTIDNLGGQINAFTSKECTCYYVKLLDEHIDIGIDILSDMFLNPLFDEKDIDKERQVIIEELKMYEDSPEDLVYDLLMEGIYKTDALGMNIIGTEESLYNMNRNTIKNYFNKYYVASNSVISISGNFKFEEMVNLIESKFKDLPMGNVDIEITEPEFHPCFIARNKDTEQVNLAISLKAIPLEYREDAYALSIINNIFGGSISSRLFQNIRENKGLVYSIYSAPSLYRKSGELGIYASMSNENLKKVYNLVLEEIDNLRQNHLTDKEIKESKEQLKGSYILGLESTSSRMMSIGKAMVLTKKVKNPNDIIESINNIDKARIDLIIDKVFNRENIGVCIVGRDVEGITLD
- a CDS encoding DNA translocase FtsK; its protein translation is MAKKKSKKKKKIESSFSAEYNNLITIFIGIFLLYSLNSSSMGLLGTVIQNIFKGLFGGLAVAIPFIIIISGILGFFEKNEYIYRIKNAKIYYLGVFFIFIFYGLLNAKNLPIDSPTNSYVIKEVSKAAVQGEGCGLIATFITYYVTKILGVTGAWLISIFALLITGLFTFNISLKDLIYTIKAKAKNSKDSNLTFKEKAKGLKNAMVNMVTEEVDENTMVTKNDLKNKSNKSKDKEKNIEEYDNDKTIKIVGFNKAEDDYLEILEGTQSMPELEVLKELQKAKPTQKTEVTSVKESNIESTQPIGIQTNSKYENYTKPSIELLNKIDSKTDDKSKKKVLKNASLLEKTLSDFGVEAKVNQVTVGPTITRYEIQPSPGVKVSKIVNLTDDIALSLAAKSIRIEAPIPGKSAIGIEVPNEEAQMVTLREVLESEEFNNFKSPLAMGLGKDIAGKPIIADIGKMPHLLIAGSTGSGKSVCVNTLINSILYKANPDEVKFLLIDPKVVELANYNGIPHLLIPVVTDPKKAANALNWAVTEMNRRYKLFAESSVKDITSYNEKSEEKLPKIVIIIDELADLMMVSASDVEDYICRLAQMARAAGMHLIVATQRPSVDVITGVIKANIPSRIAFAVSSQTDSRTILDMGGAEKLLGKGDMLFYPLGAAKPVRLQGAFISESESERVVDYVKSQVNEEVKYEECIVDSIAKISKEQDNDADELLGDAIEFVVESGQASASMLQRKFKIGFNRAARLIDSMEERSIVGQSEGSKPRKVLVSKQDLENLEGE
- a CDS encoding YlmC/YmxH family sporulation protein; amino-acid sequence: MNLSEVAGKEIVNLVTGERLGVVGECDLIIEDTTGKILALLIPRERGFLGFRKDKSVLEVPWRNVKKIGNDMIIIEYEGVY
- the dapG gene encoding aspartate kinase; its protein translation is MTIVVQKFGGTSVESYEKMQQVCNIIKNYKEKGLDLVVVVSAMGRKGAPYATDTLINLCKNVNENSSKRELDLIMSCGEIISGTILTNMLKGNGIDAVFLTGSQAGIYTDGKFSDSRILDIKPERIYKELDEGKVVIVAGFQGTTESGEVTTLGRGGSDTSAVAIGKALECETVEIYTDVDGIMTADPRVEPEAKVLDYINYEEVFQMADKGAKVIHPRAVEIAKSGSIALNIKNTLNPSHPGTRISGMSPKFEVNKEAKSLHTMTAVAHKNGITQIKVKSKEDIFTDIMNEIESNEISLDMINFFVEEKAFVIDHEKLNILKDILNNHDLEYTVKENCAKVTLIGTKMTGIPGVMAKIVRALSKAKINLLQTSDSNMTISCLVEEKDMKSAVHAIHDEFKLN
- a CDS encoding polysaccharide deacetylase family protein, coding for MIMMVLNKKKLKKIFIIVLVIILAIIGVAFMTKDKAKPTFNMFYRAGEPYYSGTKEKSGYVAISCNVDLGWETEYLEKILKVLDEKKAKITFAVTGRWAEENPELLLEIQKKGHEIANHGYKHLDYGTLDYDKNYEQIKTSKEIIENITKTETKFFQAPGGSFNKDTVKACNDLGYIPYKWDIDTIDWKNRQEPEVIIQRVKSKDMKDSSIILMHPTYASAEGIDDIIKIIEEKELKPGKLSDVFNL